In the Populus trichocarpa isolate Nisqually-1 chromosome 1, P.trichocarpa_v4.1, whole genome shotgun sequence genome, one interval contains:
- the LOC7459164 gene encoding serine/threonine-protein kinase WAG1, translating to MDIEETQLHRCPSDTDLDFSFTSTATDRTFASSSARSSLTLSFNDGLSTTTMTTTSSLHHRKCDQHWSAIKTATSLSTDGRLHLRHLKLLRHLGTGNLGRVFLCQLRDFNNANFALKVMDKDSLTKKKLSQVQMEGEILSMLDHPFLPTLYAHLEVSHYSCLLIDYCPNGDLHSLLRKQPANRLPVQAVKFFAAEVLVALEYLHSLGVVYRDLKPENILLREDGHIMLSDFDLCFKADVVPTFDRRVHRKRMAGSMRRGGDCFGTFSRRGVVEEEVVEEEFVAEPTEALSRSCVGTHEYLAPELLSGNGHGNGVDWWAFGVLVYELLYGTTPFKGGSKESTLRNIASSKHVNFHVMEGEGKGMEEAKDLIEKLLVKDPRQRLGCTKGATDIKRHPFFYGIKWPLIRNYKPPEVRGLVAKKGKSHSSGHVLGGVSSPRRKCWWRLWKKGTGGGGGGLGNLLRNKGSSPRYYLLNNNQHYNANYHHYKVRKCA from the coding sequence ATGGATATTGAAGAAACCCAGCTTCATCGCTGCCCATCTGATACCGATCTTGATTTCAGCTTCACCTCCACTGCCACTGACCGCACTTTCGCCTCCTCAAGTGCACGTTCTAGTCTAACTCTCAGCTTCAACGACGGCCTTTCCACCACCACAATGACAACAACAAGCTCTCTCCACCACCGTAAATGTGATCAGCATTGGTCAGCTATAAAAACAGCCACCAGCCTCTCAACAGATGGCAGACTCCACCTCCGCCACCTCAAACTCCTCCGTCATCTTGGTACCGGAAATCTTGGCCGGGTCTTTCTCTGCCAACTTAGAGACTTCAACAATGCAAACTTTGCTTTGAAAGTTATGGATAAAGATTCtttaaccaagaaaaaactATCTCAAGTTCAGATGGAAGGTGAGATTCTCTCCATGCTAGACCACCCTTTCTTGCCTACACTCTATGCCCATCTTGAAGTCTCTCATTACAGCTGCCTTTTGATTGATTATTGCCCGAATGGAGACCTTCACTCTTTGCTACGTAAACAGCCTGCTAACCGGTTACCGGTTCAGGCTGTTAAGTTCTTCGCTGCTGAGGTCTTGGTAGCTTTGGAGTATTTGCATTCCCTAGGTGTTGTTTACCGGGATCTAAAGCCGGAGAACATATTATTACGTGAAGATGGTCATATAATGTTGTCTGACTTCGATTTGTGCTTCAAAGCTGATGTTGTTCCCACTTTTGATAGAAGGGTCCACAGAAAAAGAATGGCGGGGTCCATGAGAAGAGGGGGTGATTGTTTTGGTACGTTTAGCCGGAGGGGAGTAGTGGAGGAGGAAGTGGTGGAGGAGGAGTTTGTGGCGGAGCCCACGGAAGCTTTGTCGAGATCATGTGTTGGGACCCATGAGTACTTGGCTCCTGAGTTGTTGTCTGGAAATGGTCATGGTAATGGAGTGGATTGGTGGGCTTTTGGGGTTTTGGTCTATGAATTATTGTATGGAACGACACCGTTTAAGGGAGGGAGTAAAGAGAGCACCTTGCGCAATATAGCATCGAGTAAGCACGTGAACTTCCATGTGATGGAAGGGGAAGGTAAAGGAATGGAAGAGGCTAAGGATCTGATCGAGAAGTTGTTAGTCAAGGATCCAAGGCAGAGGCTAGGGTGCACCAAGGGTGCCACAGATATTAAAAGacacccttttttttatgggatcaAGTGGCCTTTGATAAGGAACTATAAGCCACCTGAGGTTCGAGGGCTTGTGGCAAAAAAAGGGAAGAGCCACTCAAGTGGTCACGTGCTAGGGGGTGTTTCATCCCCTAGGAGGAAGTGTTGGTGGAGGCTGTGGAAGAAGGGTACTGGTGGCGGTGGTGGCGGTCTTGGCAACTTGTTGAGAAATAAGGGATCAAGTCCAAGATATTATCTTTTGAATAACAACCAACATTACAATGCTAATTATCATCATTATAAGGTTAGGAAATGTGCTTAG